The following proteins are encoded in a genomic region of Melopsittacus undulatus isolate bMelUnd1 chromosome 8, bMelUnd1.mat.Z, whole genome shotgun sequence:
- the RPS24 gene encoding small ribosomal subunit protein eS24, protein MNDTVTIRTRKFMTNRLLQRKQMVIDVLHPGKATVPKTEIREKLAKMYKTTPDVIFVFGFRTHFGGGKTTGFGMIYDSLDYAKKNEPKHRLARHGLYEKKKTSRKQRKERKNRMKKVRGTAKANVGAGKK, encoded by the exons ATG AATGACACAGTGACTATCAGAACCCGGAAGTTCATGACAAACAGGCTTCTTCAGCGTAAGCAGATG GTGATTGATGTTCTTCATCCTGGGAAGGCCACAGTCCCCAAAACAGAAATCAGGGAAAAGCTGGCAAAAATGTACAAGACAACCCCTGATGTAATTTTCGTCTTTGGCTTCAGAACTCACTTTGGTGGTGGCAAGACAACTGGCTTTGGCATGATCTATGATTCCCTGGACTACGCAAAGAAAAATGAACCAAAGCACAGGCTTGCCAGG CATGGCTTGTATGAAAAGAAGAAGACTTCCAGGAAGCAGCGAAAGGAGCGTAAGAACAGAATGAAGAAAGTGAGGGGCACAGCCAAGGCAAATGTTGGTGCTGGCAAGAAG